One window of Psychrobacillus sp. FSL H8-0483 genomic DNA carries:
- a CDS encoding GNAT family N-acetyltransferase: MLLRYKKAFEKISMGLLSFMPQEKDMKKLLETIHQYETNPEWHLFVWKEEEDFIGIIGVRVDETIGIIQHISVSPSHRGEGIGKEMIQTLPNILHTSSIQPSEEIKPFFEKCQIEKEED; the protein is encoded by the coding sequence ATGTTACTTCGTTATAAAAAAGCATTTGAGAAGATTTCTATGGGGCTTCTTTCTTTTATGCCTCAAGAAAAAGATATGAAAAAATTATTAGAAACCATTCATCAGTATGAGACAAATCCAGAATGGCATTTGTTTGTATGGAAAGAAGAAGAGGATTTTATTGGGATTATTGGTGTTCGTGTGGATGAAACTATTGGAATCATTCAGCATATTTCAGTTAGTCCCTCCCATCGTGGAGAAGGAATTGGAAAAGAAATGATTCAAACGTTGCCAAACATTTTACATACTTCGTCTATTCAACCGTCGGAAGAAATAAAACCTTTCTTCGAAAAGTGCCAAATAGAAAAAGAAGAGGATTGA